A stretch of Acidimicrobiia bacterium DNA encodes these proteins:
- a CDS encoding SDR family oxidoreductase produces MGRLDGKVAVVTGAGGGLGRAMSVAFAREGAAVACQDLVETAAKATADEIAARPGGRALAWACDVTDSGAIDAMFDAASEQLGVVDVLVNCAGVDRTPGDGFENGGFQLNHMSDDAWKRMLDIHLNGAFYCSRAMTRRLVDAKQGGSIICVSSIAGLAGWGPPHYATAKAGLLGLVRSLARFGGGLGIRANAICPGVIDTAMTQGVPAPMIDGLKMLTPLGRVGEPADVAAAAVYLAGDESSFVTGQALSPNGGLVIS; encoded by the coding sequence GTGGGACGGCTCGACGGCAAGGTCGCGGTGGTGACCGGAGCGGGCGGCGGGCTCGGGCGCGCGATGAGTGTCGCGTTCGCGCGAGAGGGCGCGGCGGTCGCGTGCCAAGACCTCGTGGAGACGGCCGCGAAGGCGACCGCGGACGAGATCGCCGCGCGGCCGGGAGGTCGCGCCTTGGCATGGGCCTGCGACGTGACCGACTCGGGTGCGATCGACGCGATGTTCGATGCCGCGAGCGAGCAGCTCGGAGTCGTCGACGTGCTCGTGAACTGCGCGGGCGTGGACCGCACACCGGGTGACGGGTTCGAGAACGGCGGCTTCCAGCTCAACCACATGTCGGACGACGCGTGGAAGCGGATGCTCGACATCCACCTGAACGGAGCCTTCTACTGCTCGCGCGCGATGACGCGCCGGCTCGTCGACGCGAAGCAGGGCGGGTCGATCATCTGCGTCTCGAGCATCGCCGGGCTCGCGGGCTGGGGTCCGCCGCACTATGCGACGGCGAAGGCGGGCCTGCTCGGTCTGGTGCGCAGCCTCGCCCGCTTCGGCGGCGGCCTCGGGATCCGCGCCAACGCGATCTGCCCGGGCGTGATCGACACCGCGATGACGCAGGGGGTCCCGGCCCCGATGATCGACGGGCTGAAGATGCTCACCCCGCTCGGCCGGGTCGGCGAACCTGCCGACGTCGCGGCCGCGGCCGTCTACCTCGCGGGCGACGAGAGCAGCTTCGTCACCGGCCAGGCCCTCTCCCCCAACGGCGGCCTCGTCATCTCGTGA